From a single Acidimicrobiia bacterium genomic region:
- a CDS encoding ComEC/Rec2 family competence protein produces MIDRLTLPDQVGRAVLAMAAAAWIGSASASKVWLVATVIGALLVVGVWRSSYHAFALVVAVLVGVGSGSMAHARASEVVLTDGPIVTLGRVGSDPVDGQFLLEPQAVQLGDGWVRWVGPRVAVTLDGPAARLAAGETVIVTGRLTSAGGRMAGRTFQGRLRARKVESVPGAEGPLTATANLLRDRVSGGLARWEGHPGAALVSGFLIGDTRLLSDVDYDVLRRAGLTHFVAVSGSNVALFLGLWWLVIGPLGGGPRRRAIFGLVGLAVFVVVTRWEPSVLRAAVMAGIFLVSRAAGLPLSGWSALGISVFGLLVWSAEMAGSVGFQLSVAATLGVMASTRAFPRIRPAFLGSAVSVTMGAQLAVAPLLLYHFGSVPVLSPIANVVAAPLVAAATATGGVGVLVGAEWITRLAVGMASVVLAIAHAAADWPQVGWVGFGVMMAGLWALRYRAFRPAAVLAVALFVVINVGHGGRPAGPAMVFLDVGQGDAILVFGSGGEVILLDGGPDPPELMAGLRRYDVDRIDLLILSHPHADHLAGFLGVIDRFEVGSFWHSGSPESGPQFDQLEQVLSAKGVPVSVPPSHGRFGLGDIQIEMFGPLRRYDNLNDQSIVLRLTLAGTSILLAGDAEALAQHELGEIPSDILKVPHHGSATNDPDWLLASHASTAVIMVGENSFGHPDSLVLQTLVGAGMRVWRTDRDGDVVIRLPSQESRP; encoded by the coding sequence GTGATCGACCGCCTCACACTGCCAGATCAGGTTGGACGGGCGGTCCTGGCGATGGCCGCGGCTGCCTGGATCGGGAGCGCCTCCGCCTCGAAGGTGTGGTTGGTGGCGACAGTAATCGGAGCCTTGCTGGTGGTCGGGGTGTGGAGGTCTTCGTATCATGCCTTCGCCCTGGTTGTTGCCGTCTTGGTGGGTGTCGGTTCGGGCTCAATGGCCCATGCCAGAGCCAGCGAGGTCGTTCTGACCGATGGTCCGATTGTGACCCTGGGACGGGTCGGCTCGGATCCGGTCGACGGACAATTCCTGCTGGAACCGCAGGCAGTTCAGCTTGGCGACGGGTGGGTTCGGTGGGTGGGACCCCGGGTAGCGGTGACGCTGGACGGCCCGGCGGCCCGCTTGGCGGCGGGGGAGACCGTCATCGTGACCGGTCGGCTGACTTCGGCCGGAGGTCGGATGGCCGGCCGAACGTTTCAGGGTCGCCTGCGGGCACGAAAGGTTGAGTCGGTCCCCGGTGCAGAAGGCCCCCTGACGGCGACTGCGAATCTTTTGCGCGATCGAGTCTCCGGCGGGTTGGCCCGCTGGGAAGGCCATCCGGGCGCCGCCCTGGTTTCCGGGTTTCTCATCGGGGACACCCGCCTGCTCTCAGATGTGGATTATGACGTTCTTCGGCGCGCCGGCCTTACTCATTTCGTGGCCGTGTCCGGTAGCAATGTCGCGCTCTTTCTCGGACTCTGGTGGCTGGTGATCGGTCCGCTTGGGGGAGGCCCCCGGCGCCGGGCCATCTTCGGATTGGTCGGGTTGGCTGTGTTTGTCGTTGTCACGAGGTGGGAACCATCCGTCCTGCGGGCGGCGGTCATGGCCGGGATCTTCCTCGTGAGTCGGGCGGCGGGTCTTCCATTGTCAGGATGGTCGGCGTTGGGCATTTCCGTCTTCGGTCTCTTGGTGTGGTCGGCCGAGATGGCGGGCAGCGTCGGGTTTCAGCTATCGGTGGCCGCCACCCTGGGCGTCATGGCGTCCACGAGGGCCTTCCCGAGAATCCGCCCGGCCTTCCTGGGGTCGGCGGTCTCGGTAACGATGGGTGCGCAACTGGCGGTGGCCCCGTTGCTGCTGTATCACTTCGGTTCTGTCCCGGTCCTGTCACCGATCGCCAATGTGGTGGCTGCTCCGCTTGTCGCGGCCGCCACTGCCACGGGTGGGGTGGGAGTTCTCGTAGGTGCCGAATGGATCACAAGGTTGGCCGTCGGGATGGCATCGGTGGTTCTGGCGATCGCCCACGCCGCGGCAGACTGGCCGCAAGTCGGATGGGTGGGTTTCGGGGTGATGATGGCCGGGCTGTGGGCGCTCCGGTACCGGGCCTTCCGTCCGGCCGCGGTGCTGGCCGTCGCTCTCTTTGTCGTCATCAACGTGGGCCACGGAGGGCGACCAGCCGGACCTGCCATGGTGTTTCTTGATGTCGGGCAGGGTGATGCGATCCTGGTCTTTGGGTCCGGTGGGGAGGTGATTCTCCTCGATGGAGGACCGGATCCTCCTGAGCTGATGGCCGGGCTTCGACGCTATGACGTCGACCGTATTGATCTGCTCATTTTGTCTCACCCTCATGCCGATCATCTGGCCGGATTTCTGGGCGTGATCGACCGGTTCGAGGTTGGATCGTTCTGGCACTCCGGGTCGCCCGAGTCCGGCCCCCAATTCGATCAGCTCGAGCAGGTGCTGTCAGCCAAAGGCGTGCCAGTCAGCGTCCCCCCGTCTCACGGCCGTTTTGGTCTCGGTGACATTCAGATCGAGATGTTCGGACCCCTTCGCCGTTACGACAATCTCAACGATCAATCGATTGTGCTTCGTCTTACGCTGGCGGGTACGTCAATTCTTCTCGCCGGTGACGCGGAGGCGTTAGCCCAGCATGAACTCGGCGAGATACCGTCGGACATTCTGAAGGTTCCTCATCACGGTTCGGCCACCAATGATCCGGATTGGCTCCTCGCATCACATGCCAGCACTGCGGTGATCATGGTTGGCGAGAACTCGTTCGGTCATCCCGATTCGCTCGTCCTGCAAACCCTCGTGGGTGCCGGCATGAGGGTTTGGCGGACCGACCGAGATGGCGACGTTGTTATACGGTTGCCGTCTCAGGAAAGTCGGCCTTGA